A portion of the Magnolia sinica isolate HGM2019 chromosome 17, MsV1, whole genome shotgun sequence genome contains these proteins:
- the LOC131231776 gene encoding uncharacterized protein LOC131231776 isoform X1, with amino-acid sequence MDGIEHRTVSVNGINMHLAEKGAGPTVLLIHGFPQLWYTWRHQIHGLAARGYRAVAPDLRGFGDTDAPPSAASYTVYHIVGDLIALIDLLGQDQVFVVGHDWGAIMAWYLCLFRPDRVKALVNLSVAFSRRTPIKTVDVLRSIYGDNYYICRFQEPGAAEAVFARVGAERMLKIFFTYRHPGPLMVPKDGFGAWPDKELILPSWMSEADFGYYTEKFNKKGFTGGLNYYRALNLTWELTAPWVRFQVKVPTKFIVGDLDLTYNSRGAKEYIHGDGFKKDVPFLQDVVVMKGVAHFINEEKPDEITDHIFSFFQKFN; translated from the exons atggacggcATCGAGCATCGTACGGTATCAGTGAACGGCATAAACATGCACCTGGCGGAGAAAGGCGCGGGCCCCACCGTTCTCCTCATCCACGGCTTCCCCCAGCTCTGGTACACGTGGCGCCACCAGATCCACGGCCTGGCAGCGCGCGGCTACCGAGCCGTGGCTCCAGACCTACGCGGCTTCGGCGACACCGACGCACCACCGTCCGCTGCAAGCTACACCGTCTATCATATCGTAGGCGACCTCATTGCCCTCATCGATCTCCTCGGCCAAGATCAG GTGTTCGTTGTTGGGCATGATTGGGGCGCAATAATGGCATGGTATCTGTGCTTATTCCGGCCAGATCGGGTTAAGGCTCTAGTCAACCTTAGTGTTGCTTTCTCTCGGCGCACTCCCATCAAAACCGTTGATGTGCTGCGGTCCATCTATGGAGACAACTATTACATATGTAGATTCCAg GAACCTGGAGCGGCAGAAGCTGTCTTTGCTCGTGTTGGTGCTGAGAGAATGCTCAAGATATTTTTTACATATCGGCATCCAGGTCCGCTCATGGTCCCGAAAGATGGGTTTGGAGCTTGGCCTGATAAGGAACTTATCTTGCCTTCTTGGATGTCAGAAGCGGATTTTGGTTACTACACTGAAAAATTCAACAAGAAGGGCTTTACTGGCGGATTAAACTACTACCGAGCTTTAAATCT GACTTGGGAGCTCACGGCTCCATGGGTTCGTTTTCAAGTGAAAGTGCCCACTAAATTCATTGTGGGAGACCTGGACCTGACTTATAACAGTCGAGGTGCCAAGGAGTATATACATGGCGACGGATTCAAGAAAGATGTACCGTTCCTGCAGGATGTGGTCGTGATGAAAGGAGTGGCCCACTTTATCAACGAGGAGAAGCCGGATGAAATAACAGATcacattttttctttcttccagaAGTTTAATTAG
- the LOC131231776 gene encoding uncharacterized protein LOC131231776 isoform X2, whose product MDGIEHRTVSVNGINMHLAEKGAGPTVLLIHGFPQLWYTWRHQIHGLAARGYRAVAPDLRGFGDTDAPPSAASYTVYHIVGDLIALIDLLGQDQEPGAAEAVFARVGAERMLKIFFTYRHPGPLMVPKDGFGAWPDKELILPSWMSEADFGYYTEKFNKKGFTGGLNYYRALNLTWELTAPWVRFQVKVPTKFIVGDLDLTYNSRGAKEYIHGDGFKKDVPFLQDVVVMKGVAHFINEEKPDEITDHIFSFFQKFN is encoded by the exons atggacggcATCGAGCATCGTACGGTATCAGTGAACGGCATAAACATGCACCTGGCGGAGAAAGGCGCGGGCCCCACCGTTCTCCTCATCCACGGCTTCCCCCAGCTCTGGTACACGTGGCGCCACCAGATCCACGGCCTGGCAGCGCGCGGCTACCGAGCCGTGGCTCCAGACCTACGCGGCTTCGGCGACACCGACGCACCACCGTCCGCTGCAAGCTACACCGTCTATCATATCGTAGGCGACCTCATTGCCCTCATCGATCTCCTCGGCCAAGATCAG GAACCTGGAGCGGCAGAAGCTGTCTTTGCTCGTGTTGGTGCTGAGAGAATGCTCAAGATATTTTTTACATATCGGCATCCAGGTCCGCTCATGGTCCCGAAAGATGGGTTTGGAGCTTGGCCTGATAAGGAACTTATCTTGCCTTCTTGGATGTCAGAAGCGGATTTTGGTTACTACACTGAAAAATTCAACAAGAAGGGCTTTACTGGCGGATTAAACTACTACCGAGCTTTAAATCT GACTTGGGAGCTCACGGCTCCATGGGTTCGTTTTCAAGTGAAAGTGCCCACTAAATTCATTGTGGGAGACCTGGACCTGACTTATAACAGTCGAGGTGCCAAGGAGTATATACATGGCGACGGATTCAAGAAAGATGTACCGTTCCTGCAGGATGTGGTCGTGATGAAAGGAGTGGCCCACTTTATCAACGAGGAGAAGCCGGATGAAATAACAGATcacattttttctttcttccagaAGTTTAATTAG